The Trichomycterus rosablanca isolate fTriRos1 chromosome 6, fTriRos1.hap1, whole genome shotgun sequence DNA segment agtgtatcacaaaagtgagtacacccctcacatttctgcaaatatttcattatatcttttcatgggacaacactatagacatgaaacttggatataacttagagtagtcagtgtacaacttgtatagcagtgtagatttactgtcttctgaaaataactcaacacacagccattaatgtctaaatagctggcaacataagtgagtacaccccacagtgaacatgtccaaattgtgcccaaatgtgtcgttgtccctccctggtgtcatgtgtcaaggtcccaggtataaatggggagcaggactgttaaatttggtgttttgggtacaattctctgatcctggccactggatattcaacatggcacctcatggcaaagaactctctgaggatgtgagaaatagaattgttgctctccacaaagatggcctgggctataagaagattgctaacaccctgaaactgagctacagcatggtggccaaggtcatatagcggttttccaggacaggttccactcggaacaggcttcgccagggtcgaccaaagaagttgagtccacgtgttcggtgtcatatccagaggttggctttaaaaaatagacacatgagtgctgccagcattgctgcagaggttgaagacgtgggaggtcagcctgtcagtgctcagaccatacgccgcacactgcatcaactcggtctgcatggtcgtcatcccagaaggaagctgacgcacaagaaagcccgcaaacagtttgctgaagacaagcagtccaggaacatggattactggaatgccctgtggtctgacgagaccaagataaacttgtttggctcagatggtgtccagcatgtgtggcggcgccctggtgagaagtaccaagacaactgtatcttgcctacagtcaagcatggtggtggtagcatcatggtcttgggctgcatgagtgttgctggcactggggagctgcagttcattgagggaaacatgaattccaacatgtactgtgacattccgaaacggagcatgatcccctcccttcgaaaactgggcctcatggcagttttccaacaggataacgaccccaaacacaacctccaagatgacaactgccttgctgaggaagctgaaggtaaaggtgatggactaaacccaattgagcacctgtggcgcatcctcaagtggaaggtggaggagttcaaggtgtctaacatccaccagctccgtgatgtcatcatggaggagtggaagaggattccagtagcaacctgtgcagctctggtgaattccatgcccaggagggttaaggcagtgctggataataatggtggtcacacaaaatagtgacactttgggcacaatttagacatgttcactgtggggtgtactcacttatgttgccagccatttagacattaatggctgtgtgttgagttattttcagaagacagtaaatctacactgctatacaagctgtacactgactactctaagttatatccaagttttatttctatagtgttgtcccatgaaaagatataataaaatatttgcagaaatgtgaggggtgtactcacttttgtgatacactgtatatatatatatatattgtattttgGTTTAGTGGGAAAACAGCAAAAGTGATACAGTTTATTTATGTAGCATTCATTCAAAATTCTAATGAATTATTAACTTGATTGTAGTTAACGTGTGTATTGTATCATTAATTGCACAGACCACAATTCACAGTTTTATCAACTTCCATTTATTAGTATCAAACCACTGCTACAAAATTACATCAAACATGTTGAAAATTAAATTGCATACGTGCTATTCACAATGTAAACTTTAAAGAAATTAAGATATATGGGTCTTTactttttattgacaaatatcaatatacagtatatcaatgCCACTTAAAGCCATATATGTCATTCCAGTGATCTAGAGCCTAGAAATATACAACTATATCCCTGCGGTCTAAAGGACCTCCATTAATGTTATGGTCATTTCAGAGTACAGATTTGTTCAGTATCATGacttaaaaagaaaacaaaacaggaTATAGGACATAAATATGTTTTGTGAAGTCACCACAATCActgaaaatgtttataaaattgaACTAGAAATGATTAGCTTGTTTTCGCCCAGGACAAAAACATGAAGAATGAGAAATGAAGAACATAGAGTTTAGTCTGAACATTCACTGAGTTTGGTTATTATTGTGCCATCAGTAGAAAATTCCTAATTTAAGCCAAATTAAGAATTCGTCCACCAGAATttgactgtaaaataaaaatgagataCTTCAATACACCTTCTGTTACATCAAAATATAGTAATACATCTGAGCTATGTTGGAGGAACTGTGGACAAGTGGGGGACTTGACCCATACATTTTGGGACTGCCCTAAATGATCAGAATTTTGGAAAAGTGTTCAAAAAGAGATTAATCAAGTTTTAGGAATCAGATTTACATTAGATCctgcactgtatatattagatatacCACCTGATAACGTGACCGGCGGGGACTTGATATATTTATTGAGAATTTTGCTTTTAGTAGCAAAGAAAGCGATAACAGTGTGTCGATTAAAACCTCAACCACCCAACATTGTGCAATGGAAAGATACGgttaaaaaggtttttattatGGAGAAAATTACAGCAAGATTACAGCTAAGATCAGATACGTTTaacaaaaaatgaattaaaaaatcagttaaaaaaaaaaaaaaaaaaaaaaaaaagaattaatccGCCAAAAGTGCTGGGTGTAGCTTGATCAAAACAGAAGGATTAACAAAATCTATACTTTCCTTATGATAAAAAACTAGATGAAAGAAAGGATAGCAGGATCACAAAGACAGGAGCTCTCATCGTGAAATGTTGCCATGTGCTGTCAATTGACCCGAAGCTTTATTTAAAATGGTTGTAAtaggcattttctccccattttcctcccaatttagcacactcaatttttgtcttccactgcttatagataccagattgcatccgaggagagcacgtcgctgcacacgcctcttccgacatgtgtacatccctcctcttctcgcccatgcattctgcacaggtgtctcttccgcaaatcagggtccttacacagcgtatgaagacccacccaccccacacatagtcctgtccccaccctgcagatacggtggccaattagtatctgctgcaggcactgccagttatgcccaccagaaggcgcccagccgaccggttgcagcaccgagtttcgaaccgaggatttCAGAAACTCCATGCTGgtatgctagcggaatatcccgctgcgccacctgggtgccctgtAATAGTTTAAAGAGGAAGTAACAGAACAAACAGTCAAGtgctaataatataaaatatattaactgTATGTACTCTGGGTCAATAATATTTGTATGGAGTAGTCTGGCTAACGTTTGGCATTGACAAGTTATCAGAATTAGTGCATGTCTAAATGGACAAAGAAAATAtgttaaagaaattaaaaaaagagagagaaaacaatACATAAGACCAAAAAACtgccatacatacatacagtgtgtaCATAAGTAAattgggaggcacggtggctaagtgggtagcactgttgcctcacagcaagaaggtcctgggttcgatctccaggtggggtggtccgggtcctttctgtgtggagtttgcatgttctccctgtgtccacgtgggtttcctccggtgctccggtttcctcccacagtccaaagacatgcaagtaaggtgaattggaggcactaaatcgtccatgactgtgttcgatataaccttgtgaactgatgagtcttgtagctaccgttcctggcatgaaagtaaccaaagtgtaaaacatgacgttaaaatcctaataaacaaacaaacaaacaaacataagtaAATTAAACTGGTGAGAACACCTGAAGCTTTGTGTGAAATGTTCTAGATGTACCACAGGTTAGAGATAAAAGAATGTACGATACAGTTAAACAGCTCTGAGCTCTCCATGTGAAATGTGCAGTCATTCAGCTCAACACCTGAATCCTTCTCTCAAATTTAAGGCTGTAGAACTGAAAGTTCAGAGAATAGTGATAATGGCTGATGGAGATGAAATAAGAGCCCAGGCAGCTGAGAGCTGTCAGTATGTGATAGTAGTTCAGATTATTAGGATGTACCACATTTACTGGGTTTCTGctcccccttttccaccgacgccgATCCGgcatgtttccaccgaaaaaaagaggttccagacagtgaactagggttctaatctggcaccacagaatacttggtttttcagcacgaaccgtgacgtcatctgtgggcatgtcacagtgtagaggtttgggtgcttttacaTGAGTTTTACATgaatcttttaaagttcacctgattacattttgagccagtttgccgctgacatTTGCTGATATTTTGTGTGAtatgtgtgatatgacgtggtaaaagtgacccggacagtataaacgcttaacgtgaaaaataaagcttagcgtggcttgttgtactaaaacaatgaccagTGGATTTCGGCAGTAAGGAGCgcttataaacagtaataacgAAGCGAAGTTTTGTGTtcctgtgtggtacttttagtacattcagccacgttacgctttatttaggtgaagcgttttgtggattcagaaccccgagctgcataaacaccacacgtgaagttaatCCAGCtatacacagatacatgtggagcttttagactggatttgatggttattccacacaaatggatgttcgtgtcgtggaacttcgTGTCATGGAACTGAGCAAagcggctatttgcgccgagggtcaCGGTGAGAGCGAAgagcaaaactcttctcacgtcaatgaactaaagaaaacaacaactgcgacaaacacgtctacgtcttcttatcaccgatagctgatcaatgctttttacataaaaacgaacatctgtaaccaGCACAAATGCTCTCAGGTAATCTAAatgctccgccatcatgttactactctttacttttgttgtgtaacgcccaccgttgatgatgcatgcttggttcccaaaactggtggaaatgcgggtcggttctctacaaaacatcaaggttcgaagaaacctgaacaggaccggttcaagaaccagagctctttcggtggaaaagcgctatgtgTGAGGTTAAATTAATACAGTTTTATAATTAGATACGTAGATGAGTGCTTGAAGTATGAAATGTGCTGTCATTTATTGCACCTTTTGAATCTTTCTCTACACCAGAAAACTTTGGATTATGGGGGTGGGAATAACAGAGAAACATAATTCAGTATGAAATGCATTTAAGTGTCTGGATTAACAGTTGAACTTAGATTCGCTGTCACGATGTCTGCCTGATTCTGTCCGTCTGCTTGACTCTGTCCGTCTGCCTGATTCTGTCCGTTTGCTTGTTTGCCTGACTCTGTCTCTCTGCCGGACTCTGTTTGTCTGCCTGACTCTGTCCGTTTGCTTGTTTGCCTTACTCTGTCTCTCTGCCGGACTCTGTTTGTCTGCCtgactctgtctgtttgcttgtttgcctgactctgtctgtctgcctgactCTGTCCATTTGCTTGTCTGCCTGATTCTGTCCGTCTGCTTGACTCTGTCCGTCTGCTTGACTCTGTCCGTCTGCCTGATTCTGTCCGTTTGCTTGTTTGCCTGACTCTGTCTCTCTGCCGGACTCTGTTTGTCTGCCTGACTCTGTCCGTTTGCTTGTCTGCCtgactctgtctgtctgcctgactCTGTCCGTCTGCCTGACTCTGTCCGTCTGCCTGACTGTCCGTTTGCTTGTCTGCCTGACTCTGTCCGTCTGCCTGACTCTGTCCGTCTGCCTGACTCTGTCCGTTTGCTTGTCTGCCTGACTCTGTCCATTTGCTtgactctgtctgtctgcttgaCTCTGTCCGTCTCCTtgactctgtctgtctgcctgactCTGTCCGTTTGCTTGTTTGCCTgtatttggtttgtttgtttagtttctttgtttgtaagccctgttagctctgtttagctttgtttagctctgtttagcctgtttagctctgtttcatctggttagcctgtttagcctttgTTTGTTATCTTTAGACTTTGTCTGTTAGCTTTAGTTCTGTTTAGCCCTGTGGTGTACAAATGCGTATTGAAATCTGAATTGTCTGGAATggtacagaaataaaaacttaaagtaaataaattataataataataaaaaaaacacatgcacCTTAGATTTTTCTACCATGTGCCACATTTGGAACAGCATAAACAAGTAGCGGATGAAAGTAACACAATGTGGAAACACCAGTGTGTGTAAACTGTACGTAATTCTATAAAAAGCACAAGCAACTTAAGATTCAGACTCCAATATCAGTTGTTTTTTCTATGTAGCCGCTGAGTGAATCAAAAATACCCGAATCATTTTCTGAAATGCCTGGCTATagcctgaaaatgtaaaaaattgagAATAGTGATGGTTTCTTTGGAATGATGGAAATAACATACGAGCAGGCAGCTCTGTGCTATCAGTATTAAATACGTTTATGTGCTCAGGGCCAACAGTTCAATCTTTGTGCAAAATTTTCTGGACATAGCTTGGAGTCACATAGTATTAAATTTGGTGAATAACTGTTGGAGATAGAAGTACGAAGAAAAAAAACCTAGAAAAACATTGGTGCCACCTGAAAACGCTGCATGCAAGACAGAATTTACACtgtggacagggtgccaatctatcacagggcattaCACACTGGCCCATTTACGTCAGTACTCACTCACACCTTAGAGGGCAATTCGGAGCGGCCAATCCACATTCTACACCAACAAATAGCATCTTTCAACCACTGACTCTTTTTCGGGGCTCTTATTTTTCACCCTTACAATCGGACTTCACACCCTACTGATGTTGggcgagaaggcctggctcgcagtctccgctctaattcatcccaaagatgttctatcgggttgaggtcaggactctgtgcaggtcagtcaagttcttccacaccaaactcgctcatccatgtcgttatggaccttgctttgttaaCTGGtgagcagtcatgttggaacaggaaggggccatcccaagttgggagcataaaattgtccaaaatctcttggtatactgacgcattaagagttccttttactggaactaagggaccgagcccaactcctgaaaaacaaccccacaccataatcccccctccaccaaactttacacttggcacaatgcagtcagacaagtaccgttctcctggcaaccgccaaacccagacttgtccattggattgccagacggagacggagtgtgattcgtcactccagagaacacgtctccactgctctagagtccagtggcggcgtgctttacaccactgcatccgacacattgcattgtgcttggtgatgtaaggcttggatgccgCTGCTCGGCCATGGGAACCCATTCCATGACGCTCTCTACgctctgttcttgagctaatctgaaggccacatgaagtttggaggtctgtagcgattgactctgcagaaagttggcgacctctgcgcactatgcgcatccactgaccccgctctgtcattttatgtggcctaccactttgtggctgagttgctgtcgttcccaatcacttccactttgttataataccactgacagtttgATCAGATGACCTCAGAGATCTGGAAGAAGGATAGGGTTGGAACAAATCTCCTATGTAAGAATCCAAATACGGacttaaaaacaaacagaaggggacagtcaggtggcgcagcggtaaaaacacacgctagaaccagagctgggctcttgatacatcgtatcgagtttcagctctgcctgccggctaggctgagcatccacacgaacaacgattggcctgttgttcagatatggacgggactaagccggatggggtctctctcccatgactggtgcaattacgacctctgctggctgattgatggcacctgcaacgagatgagaaaagagtgctctcagggtgtgtctctccgtacacaacgctgagctgcactgcactcgtcaaagtgcaggtgataagatgcatacggcatgctgcctacgtgttggagggggcgtgggttagcttcattctcctcaatcagagcagggatcggcattggtggagaggaagcatggtgCAATCATaaagaaaatactgtatatatatctaaaacatataaaacaaacagaaggacTTTGAACTTCatccactgctgagatttgaacccagaatCCAGGCTGCTAGCCcacagtggtagtgggctagcatactaTTGTGTACCAACAACCTATTGTGTACATCTGagctaacatttacattttcagcatttagcagatgcctttatccaaagtgacttacattacaattacagtatacagtctgagcaattgagggttaaggaccttgctcaagggcccaacagcagcaacctggcagtggtggggcttgaaccagcaaccttctgaatactagtccagaccaaaacagccctgcaactgccatgcactgtatattctgacacctttctatcagaaccaggattaacttcttcagcaatctgagctacagtagctcgtctgttggatcggaccacacgggccagccttcgctccatacgtgcatcaatgagccctggccgtccatgaccctgttgccagtttaccactgttccttccttggaccacttttgatagattctgaccactgcagattggtaacacctcacaagagctgcagttttggagatgctctgacccagtcgtctagccatctcaATTTGGCCTTTgtgaaactcgctcaaatccttacgctcgcccatttttcctgcttctaacacatcaagtttgaggataaaatgttcacttggtgcctaatatatcccacctactaacaggtcccgtgatgaagagataatcagtgtaacttacttcacctgtcagtggtcataatggtatgtCTGGTCCCCCTTCCTTTATGAGAGCACTGTGCGGTCTAAAACCCCAGCTATTGCAAGCTTTGGAACTTCTGACCTCCATGTGAGGGTACCACATTGGAGCTGAAAGATCTTTGCCCTAAGTAAGTCAAATTGGTGATAGCACAGGGGGTTCCACCTTCAggaaaaaagaaacagattGTAAAATCATAGTTCGATGCATGTAAACGTTCCAGACCAAATAAGCCTTAATGAGACTCCGAAATTCCACTGTATTTACAGACCATTCCACTGCGTGCTTCAGTTGAACCCTGCACTACGCTTTCAGAACACCAATTTGTCCAAGACTTCTAGCATAAACGCTCCTCACTCTGGGACAGCCTCATCGGATTCACACAGCGCCCAGGATTAGATAGCTCTGTTAAAAACGTACAGCTTCATCAGGAACGCTGCTTCATTGCCTGGCTAACTTATTTTCCAGCTCGCTGAGAATAATGAGGGCTGTGTCGACAAATACTTGGAGCAACAAATTCTCATTTGGCAGCTTTTTATTATACAAATGAATACAAAACCAATGAGAATCTAGATGCAGAAAAACATTTATGTCATATCGCTCTCTGAACATGACATGGTAGAGGCTAAaaatacaacccaaaatcagaaaaagttgggacagtatggaaaatgcaaataaaataaaaatgcacatttactttgacttttatttgattgcaccacattccaaaaaagctgggaagggggcaatttagggctagtaatgaggtgaaaaaactaaacaggtgatgtcaacaggtgattgtaatcatggtttggtacaaaagcagcatcgaggaaaggctgagtctttgatgagcaaagatgatcagaggatctccagtttgtcaacaaatgtgtgagaaaatgattgaaatgtttacaaacaatgaacctcaaagaaggattggaagggatttgcatatttctcctcctacagagcataatatcattaaaccattcaaggaatcagaagGAATTTCGATGCGTAAAggcctcagacggcactgcatcaagaactgccactcaacaatagctgatataaccacatgggtgagggattactttggcaaacctttgtcaagcactacaatatagagttacatgcacaaatgccacttaaaactttactgtgccaaaaagaagccttatgttaaccatgtccagaagcggctttgacttctctgggctcagaggcatctaggatgcaccatcacacagtgggaacgtgtattgtggtcagatgaatcagcattccaggtcttgtttggaaaaaaatggaaactgtgtttttttcatgttgtcccaactttttctgatttggggttgtatttggaTTTCAAAAATGCAAATGAGCTTAGTCAGTGCATCTACTGCCACGTTTTATGAGTCTGTTTAGAGTCGGTTGGGGTTAGAGTCGGCAGTAGATCCAGAGCTTAGCTTAGCTCAAAACATTTGCTGCAAGGGCAGGAACCCGGCCCGAACACAATGCCAGTTTATAAGGACaccacacactcatccacttcTTCAAAATGAGGGCAATTTACAGTAGACGTGCTAGTTCTAGCATGTTTTTGGTTCGTGGGAGAAACCTG contains these protein-coding regions:
- the LOC134317347 gene encoding octapeptide-repeat protein T2-like, which produces MDRVRQTSKRTESGRRTESGRRTESGRQANGQSGRRTESGRRTESGRQTESGRQANGQSQADKQSPAERQSQANKQTDRIRQTDRVKQTDRVKQTDRIRQTSKWTESGRQTESGKQANRQSQADKQSPAERQSKANKQTDRVRQTNRVRQRDRVRQTSKRTESGRRTESSRRTESGRHRDSESKFNC